One Actinospica robiniae DSM 44927 genomic region harbors:
- a CDS encoding aldo/keto reductase gives MTIPLRPFGRTGVKVSALALGTMMFGARGNPDHEESIRIIHRALDAGINLLDTADVYSQGESETIVGKALRGRRDEVFLATKFHGRMGEDANRFGNSRRWILRAVEDSLSRLQTDHIDLYQVHRPEEDTNIDETLGALSDLVHQGKIRYIGTSTFEPSAIVEAQWVAQQRDRERVVAEQPPYSLLARGIEREVLPIAQKYGLAVIPWSPLAGGWLTGKFRAGAAQPSSSRSAQQGRFEIDNPDNAEKLRAVEALAVLAEEAGLSLVHLALAFVLEHPAVTAPIVGPRTFEQLEGQLGAASLRLAPDVLDEIDKIVPPGVTLSSRDAGYHPPSVTDPTRRRRA, from the coding sequence ATGACCATCCCGCTCCGCCCGTTCGGCCGCACCGGCGTCAAAGTCAGTGCGCTCGCGCTGGGCACGATGATGTTCGGTGCACGGGGCAACCCGGACCACGAGGAGAGCATCCGCATCATCCACCGGGCGCTCGACGCCGGGATCAACCTCCTCGACACGGCAGACGTCTACAGCCAGGGCGAGTCGGAGACGATTGTCGGCAAGGCCTTGCGCGGCCGACGCGACGAGGTCTTCCTGGCCACGAAGTTCCACGGCCGGATGGGCGAGGACGCCAACCGCTTCGGCAACTCGCGCCGGTGGATCCTGCGTGCGGTCGAGGACTCGCTCAGCCGCCTGCAGACCGACCACATCGACCTGTACCAGGTGCACCGGCCGGAGGAGGACACCAACATCGACGAAACGCTCGGCGCGCTCTCGGACCTCGTCCACCAGGGCAAGATCCGCTACATCGGCACATCGACGTTCGAGCCGTCCGCGATCGTCGAGGCCCAGTGGGTGGCGCAGCAGCGCGACCGGGAGCGGGTGGTCGCCGAGCAGCCCCCGTATTCGCTCCTCGCCCGCGGCATCGAGCGCGAAGTGCTGCCGATCGCGCAGAAGTACGGGCTCGCGGTAATCCCGTGGAGCCCGCTGGCCGGAGGCTGGCTGACCGGGAAGTTCCGGGCGGGCGCGGCGCAGCCCTCGTCCAGCCGCAGCGCCCAGCAGGGCCGCTTCGAGATCGACAACCCCGACAACGCCGAGAAGCTCCGGGCGGTCGAGGCGCTCGCCGTCCTCGCCGAGGAAGCGGGTTTGTCACTGGTGCACCTGGCGCTGGCGTTCGTGCTCGAACACCCGGCCGTCACGGCGCCGATCGTCGGGCCCCGCACCTTCGAGCAGCTCGAAGGGCAACTCGGCGCGGCGTCCCTGCGGCTGGCCCCCGACGTGCTCGACGAGATCGACAAGATCGTGCCTCCCGGAGTCACCCTGTCCTCGCGAGACGCCGGATACCACCCGCCGTCGGTCACCGATCCCACCCGCCGGCGCCGCGCCTGA